In Balearica regulorum gibbericeps isolate bBalReg1 chromosome 32, bBalReg1.pri, whole genome shotgun sequence, a single genomic region encodes these proteins:
- the LOC142598904 gene encoding C-type lectin domain family 2 member B-like has translation MEFLLRLKGNTDVWLGLRRQGERLEWVDGSSFNQTILVWGQEPCLFLKDHDLWSSSCSKQRPYLCSKASVLLGTT, from the exons ATG GAGTTTCTCTTGCGCCTCAAGGGCAACACCGATGTCTGGCTTGGGCTGCGGAGACAAGGCGAGCGGCTGGAGTGGGTGGACGGCAGCAGCTTCAACCAGAC GATCCTGGTGTGGGGCCAAGAACCGtgtttgttcctgaaggacCATGATCTCTGGAGTTCAAGCTGCTCAAAGCAACGGCCTTATCTGTGCAGCAAGGCCTCAGTTCTGCTGGGAACCACGtga